The Rhizobium glycinendophyticum genome has a window encoding:
- the amaB gene encoding L-piperidine-6-carboxylate dehydrogenase produces MTLATLTFSAEIASLMASFGVDEKTLKGGTLAVRSPINGEKIAKVAEISADDTRKAIDAAHKAFLEWRLVPAPQRGELIRLLGEELRAAKTELGRLVSIEVGKITSEGLGEVQEMIDICDFAVGLSRQLYGLTIATERAEHRMMETWHPLGVTGIISAFNFPVAVWSWNAALALVCGNPTVWKPSEKTPLTAIATQAIFEKALKRYVAQGGKAPANLSTLLIGGRDIGEILVDHPKVPLISATGSTAMGRTVGPRVAARFGRSILELGGNNAAIVGPSADLDLTLRGVAFAAMGTAGQRCTTLRRLFVHESVYDTLVPRLIKAYGSVTIGNPLEAGNLIGPLIDQGAFDRMQHALDAARAAGGKVHGGDRVHAETASNAYYARPALVEMPEQVGPVIDETFAPILYVIKYSDFDQALALNNDVPQGLSSSIFTNDIREAEAFVSDRGSDCGIANVNIGPSGAEIGGAFGGEKETGGGRESGSDAWKAYMRRQTNTVNYGRTLPLAQGVKFDIE; encoded by the coding sequence ATGACCCTCGCCACTCTTACGTTTTCGGCAGAAATCGCCTCGCTCATGGCAAGCTTCGGCGTCGATGAAAAGACGCTCAAGGGCGGAACGCTTGCCGTTCGCTCCCCGATCAACGGGGAAAAAATTGCGAAGGTCGCCGAGATCTCGGCCGACGACACCCGCAAGGCCATCGATGCCGCCCACAAGGCCTTCCTCGAATGGCGTCTCGTTCCGGCCCCGCAACGCGGCGAACTGATCCGCCTGCTCGGCGAGGAACTGCGCGCCGCCAAGACTGAGCTTGGTCGTCTCGTCTCGATCGAAGTGGGCAAGATCACGTCCGAAGGTCTCGGCGAAGTGCAGGAAATGATCGATATCTGCGATTTCGCCGTCGGTCTCTCCCGCCAGCTCTACGGCCTGACGATCGCGACCGAACGCGCCGAACACCGGATGATGGAAACCTGGCATCCGCTGGGCGTCACCGGCATCATCTCGGCCTTCAACTTCCCCGTCGCCGTCTGGTCGTGGAATGCTGCTCTGGCGCTCGTCTGCGGTAACCCGACCGTCTGGAAGCCGTCGGAAAAGACCCCGCTCACGGCCATCGCCACCCAGGCCATCTTTGAAAAGGCCCTGAAGCGCTATGTTGCACAGGGCGGCAAGGCACCGGCCAATCTCTCGACCTTGCTGATCGGCGGCCGTGACATCGGCGAGATCCTCGTCGACCACCCGAAGGTGCCGTTGATCTCGGCAACGGGTTCGACCGCGATGGGTCGCACCGTCGGCCCGCGGGTCGCCGCCCGCTTCGGCCGCTCGATCCTGGAACTCGGCGGCAACAATGCCGCCATCGTCGGCCCGTCGGCCGATCTCGACCTGACGCTCCGCGGCGTCGCCTTTGCTGCCATGGGCACGGCCGGCCAGCGCTGCACCACGCTGCGTCGTCTCTTCGTGCACGAAAGCGTCTACGACACGCTCGTTCCGCGCCTGATCAAGGCCTATGGCTCGGTGACCATCGGCAACCCGCTGGAAGCCGGAAATCTGATCGGCCCGCTGATCGACCAGGGCGCCTTCGACCGCATGCAGCACGCCCTCGACGCGGCCCGCGCGGCTGGCGGCAAGGTCCACGGCGGCGACCGCGTGCATGCCGAGACCGCATCGAATGCCTATTATGCACGCCCGGCACTCGTGGAGATGCCCGAGCAGGTCGGCCCCGTGATCGACGAAACATTTGCGCCGATCCTCTACGTCATCAAGTACAGCGATTTCGACCAAGCTCTGGCGCTGAACAACGACGTGCCACAGGGTCTCTCATCGTCGATCTTCACCAACGACATCCGCGAAGCGGAAGCCTTCGTGTCTGACCGTGGCTCGGATTGCGGCATTGCCAACGTCAATATCGGTCCCTCGGGTGCCGAAATCGGTGGTGCCTTTGGTGGCGAAAAGGAAACCGGTGGCGGCCGTGAATCCGGCTCCGACGCCTGGAAGGCCTATATGCGCCGCCAGACCAATACCGTGAACTACGGCCGCACCTTGCCGCTCGCCCAGGGCGTCAAGTTCGACATCGAGTAA
- a CDS encoding energy transducer TonB, protein MSEDRRSTGRVLGEWLLWTTAGLLVVTAHAGAVALLLREPMAAMEDSGPPPVIMIEMAPEPEAVITEETEVSTDQVDAEEVKTASSEPMPEPVEPPPIQPLPEPVPEPEPEVAEPVEPVVEPPPVVEPEPLPEPVEEIDPIEELVMAQLENVEVPIPMVRPAKPEPKIEKPVEPKKKVQKKQQIPPASQAARQAKAEVAQADRNAAGASSSGSGRSVSPAKWQSRLMSHLERRKRYPSEARSNREEGTVYVRFRIDDAGNVLSVSLSRSSGSAVLDDAVLTMVRNASPVPAPPPGVNKTITAPVRFNLH, encoded by the coding sequence ATGAGCGAGGACCGCCGCTCCACCGGACGTGTGCTCGGCGAATGGCTGTTGTGGACGACGGCTGGCCTGCTGGTGGTGACGGCTCATGCCGGTGCCGTAGCCTTGCTGCTGCGCGAGCCGATGGCGGCCATGGAAGACAGCGGTCCACCACCCGTGATCATGATTGAGATGGCGCCCGAGCCAGAAGCCGTCATCACCGAAGAGACGGAAGTGTCGACCGATCAGGTGGATGCGGAAGAGGTGAAGACGGCAAGCAGCGAGCCGATGCCGGAGCCGGTCGAGCCGCCGCCGATCCAGCCATTGCCGGAGCCGGTCCCTGAACCGGAGCCCGAAGTGGCCGAACCGGTCGAACCGGTCGTCGAGCCGCCTCCGGTGGTCGAGCCAGAGCCACTGCCGGAGCCTGTCGAGGAAATCGATCCGATCGAGGAACTCGTGATGGCGCAGCTCGAGAATGTCGAAGTCCCGATCCCTATGGTCCGGCCTGCCAAGCCGGAGCCAAAGATCGAGAAGCCGGTTGAGCCGAAGAAAAAGGTCCAGAAGAAGCAGCAGATTCCGCCAGCATCGCAGGCTGCGCGTCAGGCAAAAGCGGAGGTCGCCCAGGCTGATCGCAATGCCGCTGGCGCTTCCAGCAGCGGTTCCGGGCGCAGTGTGTCGCCGGCCAAGTGGCAGTCACGGCTCATGTCGCATCTGGAAAGGCGCAAACGCTACCCGTCAGAGGCGCGCAGCAATCGCGAGGAGGGAACGGTTTATGTGCGGTTCCGGATCGACGATGCGGGTAATGTCCTGTCGGTTTCGTTGTCTCGTTCCTCGGGCTCTGCTGTTCTCGACGACGCAGTGTTGACGATGGTGCGCAACGCATCGCCCGTGCCGGCGCCTCCGCCGGGTGTGAACAAGACCATCACGGCTCCGGTCCGCTTTAACCTGCATTGA
- the exbD gene encoding TonB system transport protein ExbD: MAGGIRDTQSGDDLAENHEINVTPFIDVMLVLLIIFMVAAPLSTVDVNVDLPASTAKPAERPDEPIYVTLKEDMSLSLGNDTVARDALGASLDRISEGNKDARIFLRADKTVDYGKFMEVMNLLRDAGYLKIALVGLESLPTPQGATPPTAPVAEPKP, translated from the coding sequence ATGGCCGGCGGCATTCGCGATACACAATCGGGCGACGATCTGGCGGAGAACCACGAGATCAACGTGACGCCGTTCATCGACGTCATGCTGGTGCTCCTGATCATCTTCATGGTCGCAGCGCCGCTCTCGACCGTGGACGTCAATGTCGACCTGCCGGCGTCAACGGCAAAGCCTGCCGAACGTCCGGATGAGCCGATCTATGTCACGCTCAAAGAGGACATGAGCCTCTCGCTTGGCAATGACACCGTGGCACGCGACGCGCTGGGCGCGTCTCTCGATCGCATCAGCGAGGGAAACAAGGATGCGCGCATATTTCTGCGGGCGGACAAGACGGTCGATTACGGCAAGTTCATGGAGGTCATGAACCTACTGCGTGACGCGGGCTACCTGAAGATCGCGCTGGTGGGACTTGAGAGCCTGCCGACGCCACAGGGTGCTACCCCGCCGACCGCACCGGTTGCGGAGCCGAAGCCATGA
- the exbB gene encoding tonB-system energizer ExbB: MPLIHSGQSTLRIGVSLAAFLVASAASAQAPASGTPTETGTAQGVISQSAVVTSQANTTSNDVPATPGADAPPASAPAEVAPQPTTAAEVAPAINATSENVTQAEAVPAAAASQPVEEVVAAPAAEAEPSDVVPVKDTLPHDLSPVGMFMAADWIVKSVMLALGFASLVTWTVWLAKTLQLFGARARAARGLKAVTQARSLKDALTVLESRGGVVAMMVRSAQHEMTLSDGAIDRAGAEGVKERVASALGRIEVRAGRQMSKGTGVLASIGSTAPFVGLFGTVWGIMNSFIGIAETQTTNLAVVAPGIAEALLATAVGLVAAIPAVIIYNVFARSVTGYRQLVSDAAAGIERLVSRDLDFRKSALAVRASNLQAAE; the protein is encoded by the coding sequence ATGCCTCTCATCCATTCGGGACAATCGACACTCCGCATCGGCGTCAGCCTTGCTGCTTTTCTTGTCGCTTCTGCCGCTTCAGCTCAGGCGCCCGCAAGTGGCACTCCAACTGAAACGGGGACTGCGCAAGGCGTCATTTCGCAGTCCGCTGTCGTGACGTCTCAGGCGAATACCACTTCGAATGACGTTCCGGCAACGCCGGGTGCCGACGCTCCCCCGGCCTCTGCGCCAGCCGAAGTCGCGCCGCAGCCTACGACCGCTGCCGAAGTGGCTCCGGCGATCAACGCCACCTCGGAAAACGTCACGCAGGCCGAGGCTGTTCCAGCCGCCGCCGCTTCCCAGCCTGTGGAAGAAGTTGTGGCTGCTCCTGCTGCGGAGGCAGAGCCTTCTGATGTGGTTCCTGTCAAAGATACCCTGCCGCACGATTTGTCGCCTGTCGGCATGTTTATGGCGGCCGACTGGATCGTCAAAAGCGTCATGCTGGCGCTTGGTTTTGCATCGCTGGTGACTTGGACGGTGTGGCTAGCCAAGACCCTGCAACTGTTCGGTGCCCGCGCTCGTGCAGCTCGTGGCTTGAAGGCCGTTACCCAGGCGAGGAGCTTGAAGGATGCGCTGACTGTGCTCGAGAGCCGCGGCGGTGTCGTCGCCATGATGGTGCGGTCGGCGCAGCACGAGATGACCCTGTCCGACGGCGCGATCGATCGCGCCGGGGCAGAGGGTGTCAAGGAACGTGTCGCTTCGGCGCTCGGACGGATCGAGGTGCGGGCAGGGCGCCAGATGTCCAAGGGCACGGGCGTTCTCGCCAGCATCGGTTCGACCGCACCCTTTGTCGGGCTGTTCGGTACGGTCTGGGGCATCATGAATTCCTTCATCGGGATTGCCGAGACGCAGACGACGAACCTTGCGGTCGTCGCACCCGGGATTGCTGAAGCTCTGCTCGCCACGGCGGTTGGCCTGGTCGCCGCCATTCCCGCTGTCATCATCTATAACGTCTTTGCGCGATCCGTGACGGGATACAGGCAGCTTGTGTCTGACGCCGCAGCCGGTATTGAGCGTCTGGTGAGCCGCGACCTCGATTTCCGCAAGAGTGCGTTGGCGGTTCGGGCGAGCAATTTGCAGGCGGCGGAGTAA
- a CDS encoding 1-phosphofructokinase family hexose kinase translates to MAKILCLALNPAIDISSDAEVVRHTHKTRTHNQQQFPGGGGINVARVIATLGGRCELAFLSGGETGKLLEAMLQPLPILERPFAIHDPVRVAYAVHETSTNLEYRFVPEGPLVTESELAPVINAVCESDADYIVASGSLPRGAPHDTYVRLAEAARARGARFILDTSGPALAAALSSAQMYLVKPSLGEFEAFVGEKLTHDLVGPVAQDYVRRGIAEYIAVTLGGDGAILVSSDKIIRVPAIDVPVNSATGAGDSFVAGIVWALSEGRDIEDAFHVGQAAGAAAVMTAGTELCRREDVLRLYGASTRP, encoded by the coding sequence ATGGCCAAAATTCTATGTCTTGCGCTCAATCCGGCGATCGATATCTCCAGCGACGCTGAGGTCGTGCGTCACACGCACAAGACCCGGACGCATAATCAGCAGCAATTTCCAGGCGGGGGCGGGATTAATGTCGCCCGCGTGATCGCGACGCTTGGCGGGCGCTGCGAGCTTGCTTTTCTGTCCGGTGGAGAAACCGGCAAGCTGCTCGAGGCCATGCTTCAGCCATTGCCTATCCTTGAACGCCCTTTTGCGATCCATGATCCGGTGCGCGTGGCCTATGCCGTACATGAGACCTCGACCAATCTCGAGTATCGCTTTGTTCCCGAGGGCCCGCTGGTCACGGAATCGGAGTTGGCTCCCGTGATCAACGCCGTTTGCGAAAGCGACGCTGACTATATCGTCGCAAGTGGTAGCCTTCCGCGAGGCGCACCCCACGACACGTATGTTCGGTTGGCAGAGGCGGCGAGAGCCCGCGGAGCCCGTTTTATCCTCGACACCTCCGGTCCTGCGCTGGCCGCAGCTCTCTCGTCTGCGCAGATGTATCTCGTCAAGCCTAGTCTGGGCGAGTTCGAAGCCTTTGTCGGCGAAAAGCTCACGCATGACCTTGTCGGCCCTGTGGCGCAGGACTATGTGCGGCGCGGGATCGCCGAGTATATCGCAGTGACGCTCGGCGGCGACGGTGCCATCCTGGTGTCGTCCGACAAGATCATCCGCGTTCCAGCCATCGACGTTCCGGTCAACTCCGCGACGGGGGCAGGCGACAGTTTCGTTGCGGGGATCGTCTGGGCGCTGTCTGAAGGTCGTGATATCGAGGATGCCTTCCATGTCGGGCAGGCTGCCGGTGCAGCTGCAGTGATGACGGCTGGTACAGAGCTCTGCCGTCGGGAGGATGTCCTGCGGCTCTATGGGGCATCGACGAGGCCCTGA
- a CDS encoding riboflavin synthase subunit alpha, producing the protein MYTGIVQTVAPVENVVRHDGYTTFHIRFPERLMADLQIGASVSVEGVCLSVTSMTGTDVTFDAMDATLERTNLGALKAGDHVNIERSAKPTDENGGHNIAGHVATTAELVAAKLEMPGAFIRFKVPEDWAKYIFKRGYLAVNGASLTVAEADRDVFTINLIPETLRQTTFPRYETGDFLNIEVDHQTMVMVDVVERTLERLMAKR; encoded by the coding sequence ATGTATACCGGTATCGTCCAGACCGTGGCCCCCGTCGAAAACGTCGTCCGCCACGACGGCTACACGACCTTCCATATTCGCTTCCCCGAGAGGCTGATGGCGGATCTGCAAATCGGCGCCAGCGTATCGGTCGAAGGTGTCTGCCTCTCCGTAACATCGATGACGGGTACGGACGTCACCTTTGACGCCATGGATGCAACGCTGGAGCGAACCAATCTGGGCGCGCTAAAAGCAGGGGATCACGTCAATATCGAACGCTCCGCAAAGCCGACGGATGAAAACGGCGGTCACAACATTGCTGGCCATGTCGCGACGACTGCGGAACTCGTTGCCGCTAAACTGGAGATGCCGGGCGCATTCATCCGGTTCAAGGTGCCCGAGGATTGGGCAAAATATATCTTCAAGCGGGGTTACCTTGCCGTCAATGGCGCCAGCTTGACCGTCGCAGAGGCTGATCGGGATGTTTTTACCATCAACCTGATCCCGGAAACGCTGCGGCAAACGACTTTCCCCCGTTACGAAACCGGCGATTTCCTCAACATCGAGGTGGATCACCAGACGATGGTGATGGTCGACGTGGTGGAACGGACACTTGAGCGACTAATGGCCAAGCGTTGA
- a CDS encoding response regulator produces the protein MRHALAIDTILIVEDDVFISMDAADAVSRAGVAVITTETVRDALEILSTEHISGAILDFQVRDGAVTPIVQKLRQAGIPFRIVSGSAIKEIEANGIPEELCASKPADYRKVLTALMKDTPMGRFHSRH, from the coding sequence ATGCGACATGCACTAGCGATCGACACCATTCTCATCGTCGAAGACGATGTCTTCATTTCCATGGATGCGGCAGACGCCGTCTCACGTGCCGGCGTTGCCGTGATCACCACGGAGACTGTCCGGGATGCACTCGAGATCCTGTCTACGGAGCACATTTCGGGTGCCATCCTCGACTTCCAGGTCCGGGACGGCGCCGTTACGCCTATCGTTCAAAAACTGCGCCAGGCGGGGATACCGTTTCGCATCGTGTCTGGCTCGGCGATCAAGGAGATCGAAGCCAACGGGATTCCGGAAGAACTCTGCGCATCCAAGCCGGCGGATTATCGGAAGGTTCTGACTGCGCTGATGAAGGATACCCCCATGGGGCGCTTCCATAGCCGCCACTAA
- a CDS encoding MgtC/SapB family protein produces the protein MSQVLAAFGTPTSLDISSIVMRLLIALACGAAIGFEREWRSHAAGLRTHILVCLSAAIVAILTIEIAHHPAFDREEVRLDPLRLVEAVTAGVAFLAAGMIVYSKGRVKGLTTGAGLWFAGSIGLSCGLGFWQIGLIATGFALSVLWLVTLLEYRIPKREED, from the coding sequence ATGTCGCAGGTACTCGCTGCTTTTGGAACGCCGACATCACTTGATATCTCGTCCATCGTCATGCGCCTGCTGATTGCGCTTGCCTGCGGCGCAGCCATTGGCTTCGAACGCGAATGGCGCAGCCATGCTGCAGGACTGCGCACTCATATCCTTGTATGTCTTTCCGCCGCTATCGTTGCCATCCTCACCATAGAAATCGCGCATCATCCGGCTTTCGACCGAGAAGAAGTGAGGCTCGACCCCCTGCGTCTCGTCGAAGCTGTGACGGCTGGCGTTGCTTTCCTGGCAGCCGGGATGATTGTTTATTCAAAGGGACGGGTGAAGGGCCTCACGACCGGAGCGGGGCTTTGGTTTGCTGGCTCGATCGGCCTTTCTTGCGGATTGGGCTTCTGGCAGATCGGCCTGATCGCCACAGGATTTGCCCTCAGCGTCCTGTGGCTGGTGACGCTGCTGGAATACAGAATCCCCAAACGTGAGGAAGACTGA
- a CDS encoding SDR family oxidoreductase — MIHKTQEFADQTALVTGAGSGIGRGAALKLAAGGAFVGLLGRTEDELQDALAEIESAGGRGMLLVADVSDDTGMKRAVETLTAVNGALHLVVANAGINGTWAPIDDLTPEEFDKTIAINLRGTYLTLHHSVKPMKQTGGAIVIVSSINGTRTFTTPGATAYSATKAAQLAMVQQLSLELGRHGIRINAVCPGAIDTSINDNTTMRGREETEVPVKFPEGDIPLTGGESGTIEEVAEVISFLLSSASRHVTGSPVWVDGGQSLLR; from the coding sequence ATGATACATAAAACGCAGGAATTTGCCGATCAGACAGCTCTCGTCACTGGAGCCGGTTCCGGGATCGGGCGGGGGGCTGCTTTGAAACTTGCTGCGGGCGGCGCTTTTGTCGGGCTGCTGGGGCGGACAGAGGATGAACTGCAGGATGCGCTTGCCGAAATCGAATCCGCTGGAGGTCGCGGCATGCTCCTGGTTGCCGACGTCAGCGACGATACCGGAATGAAGCGTGCCGTGGAAACGCTGACCGCCGTGAATGGAGCGCTGCACCTGGTTGTCGCCAATGCCGGGATCAACGGCACCTGGGCCCCGATTGATGATCTGACACCTGAGGAGTTCGACAAAACCATCGCGATCAATCTGCGCGGAACCTATCTTACCCTCCACCACAGTGTAAAGCCGATGAAGCAGACCGGGGGGGCGATCGTCATCGTGTCTTCGATCAACGGTACACGAACGTTTACGACGCCGGGGGCGACCGCTTATTCGGCGACGAAGGCTGCCCAGTTGGCGATGGTGCAGCAGCTTTCGCTAGAACTGGGACGTCACGGAATCCGCATTAATGCGGTCTGTCCTGGGGCCATCGATACAAGTATCAATGACAACACGACGATGCGCGGTCGGGAAGAAACGGAAGTCCCGGTGAAGTTTCCCGAAGGCGACATTCCTCTGACGGGGGGCGAGTCGGGCACAATCGAAGAAGTCGCGGAGGTGATTAGCTTTCTGCTCTCATCCGCGTCGCGGCACGTGACCGGATCGCCGGTCTGGGTCGACGGAGGCCAAAGCCTTCTACGATAG
- a CDS encoding DUF3008 family protein, whose product MPAKSKAQQKAAGAALAAKRGDAKISELKGASKSMEKSMSERQLEELAATKRKGKPDHAVEKKA is encoded by the coding sequence ATGCCGGCAAAGTCCAAAGCACAACAAAAGGCGGCTGGCGCCGCCCTCGCAGCCAAGCGAGGAGATGCCAAGATATCTGAGTTGAAGGGCGCTTCAAAAAGCATGGAAAAGAGCATGAGCGAGCGTCAGCTCGAGGAGCTGGCGGCGACCAAGCGCAAAGGCAAGCCCGACCACGCTGTGGAGAAGAAGGCATGA
- the glgX gene encoding glycogen debranching protein GlgX produces the protein MDTNSKHFHVEAGDWHRFGAHFDGKGTNFALFSAHAERVELCLFDDSGKIETARITLPEYTHEVWHAYLPDVKPGQLYGYRVHGPYDPANGHRFNPNKLLLDPYARELVGDFDWNKAHFGYDLDSEEKDLTFNDLDSAPYTPKCRVVDPFADQTPNSFAGVPWARTIVYETHVKGFTQLNPAIPEDLRGTFEGLGHKAAVDYIKRLGITSVELLPIHAFPDDSHLLDKGLHNYWGYNTIGFFSPANRYYGPKGMAGFRDMVRAFHDAGIEVILDVVYNHTAEGNELGPTLSFKGIDNFSYYRTMPDNHRYYINDTGTGNTVNTSHPRVLQMVLDSLRYWKDEMHVDGFRFDLGTILGREPEGFDERGGFFDAVTQDPSLSNVKLIGEPWDIGPGGYQVGGFPPGWAEWNDKYRDSTREYWLNGDNCAQDFAARLLGSGDLYDTRGRRPWASVNFITAHDGFTLNDLVSYDQKHNDANGEDNNDGHNDNRSHNYGHEGPTDDEGINALRERQKRNFLATLFFSHGTPMLLAGDEFGRSQMGNNNGYCQDSEISWLHWENLPQSCEDLRTFTTRLIAMRANQPLLRRENWRDGMIIDWYNLTGGAQKPEHWLDGNPLALKLLRQDLEQEDGVWQEVLMLFNPVAQDMEFTIPQAGGGEWTLELTTSDPDRSGDTVAEATNFIMEARSFALFRRA, from the coding sequence ATGGACACGAACAGCAAGCACTTCCACGTCGAGGCCGGGGACTGGCACCGCTTTGGCGCACATTTCGACGGGAAAGGCACGAACTTCGCTTTGTTCTCAGCTCATGCTGAGCGGGTAGAACTCTGCCTGTTCGACGACAGCGGCAAGATCGAAACAGCAAGGATCACGCTGCCCGAATACACCCACGAAGTCTGGCACGCTTATCTTCCGGATGTAAAACCGGGCCAGCTCTACGGCTATCGGGTTCACGGGCCTTATGATCCGGCCAATGGCCACCGTTTCAACCCCAACAAGCTCCTGCTCGACCCCTATGCGCGCGAACTTGTTGGAGACTTCGACTGGAACAAGGCCCATTTCGGCTACGATCTCGACAGCGAAGAGAAAGATCTCACCTTCAACGATCTGGACAGCGCGCCCTACACACCCAAGTGCCGTGTCGTCGACCCCTTTGCCGACCAGACGCCCAACAGCTTCGCAGGCGTGCCATGGGCGCGGACGATTGTTTACGAGACGCACGTCAAAGGATTTACCCAGCTCAACCCGGCCATCCCCGAGGACCTTCGTGGCACCTTCGAGGGCCTCGGGCACAAGGCGGCGGTGGACTATATCAAGAGACTCGGGATCACGTCGGTGGAGCTCTTGCCCATCCATGCCTTCCCCGATGACAGCCACCTGCTCGACAAGGGCCTGCACAACTACTGGGGCTACAATACCATTGGCTTCTTCTCTCCAGCCAACCGCTATTATGGCCCGAAGGGTATGGCAGGCTTCAGAGACATGGTCCGCGCCTTCCATGACGCCGGGATCGAGGTGATCCTGGATGTAGTCTACAACCACACCGCCGAAGGTAACGAGCTGGGTCCGACGCTCTCGTTCAAGGGCATCGACAACTTCTCCTACTACAGGACCATGCCCGACAATCATCGCTATTACATCAACGATACCGGCACCGGAAACACCGTCAACACGTCCCATCCGCGTGTCCTGCAGATGGTGCTGGACAGCCTGCGCTACTGGAAAGACGAAATGCACGTCGACGGCTTCCGTTTCGACCTAGGCACCATTCTCGGTCGCGAGCCTGAGGGTTTCGACGAGCGCGGCGGTTTCTTTGACGCTGTGACGCAGGATCCTTCTCTCTCAAACGTCAAGCTGATCGGCGAACCCTGGGATATCGGACCCGGCGGCTATCAGGTCGGCGGCTTCCCGCCGGGCTGGGCTGAGTGGAACGACAAGTACCGTGACTCCACCCGCGAATACTGGCTGAACGGCGACAACTGCGCACAGGATTTCGCGGCCCGGCTTCTGGGCTCCGGTGACCTCTACGACACGCGCGGACGGCGCCCCTGGGCCAGTGTCAATTTCATCACGGCCCATGACGGCTTCACGCTGAACGACCTCGTCTCGTACGATCAGAAGCACAATGATGCGAATGGGGAGGACAACAACGACGGTCACAACGACAATCGGAGCCACAATTACGGCCACGAGGGCCCGACTGACGACGAGGGCATCAATGCCTTGCGTGAGCGGCAGAAGCGAAACTTCCTCGCAACGCTTTTCTTCTCCCACGGCACGCCGATGCTTCTTGCGGGGGATGAGTTCGGTCGCTCCCAGATGGGGAACAACAACGGCTACTGCCAGGACAGCGAGATCAGCTGGCTCCACTGGGAAAACCTGCCACAGTCCTGCGAGGATCTGCGCACCTTTACCACACGCTTGATTGCCATGCGCGCCAACCAGCCCTTGCTACGGCGCGAGAATTGGCGGGATGGCATGATAATCGACTGGTACAATCTGACCGGCGGCGCGCAGAAGCCCGAACACTGGCTGGACGGCAACCCGCTTGCTCTGAAACTTCTGCGTCAGGATCTCGAGCAGGAAGACGGCGTCTGGCAGGAAGTGCTGATGTTGTTCAATCCTGTCGCTCAAGACATGGAGTTTACGATTCCACAAGCCGGGGGCGGGGAATGGACGCTTGAGTTGACCACGTCCGATCCCGACCGGTCAGGCGACACGGTCGCAGAAGCCACGAACTTTATTATGGAGGCCCGCTCTTTCGCTCTGTTCCGGAGAGCCTAA
- a CDS encoding PAS domain-containing protein, giving the protein MYAVTVLNTAALSAFRAEHPWLNFPDSVTEVSVYFDDNGGPTRLTAVKGDAQGATAPADVNSFGVETILALVRYAPQGIPGYEDCPEEESVWNILENLSVSDGSLPIEEVEAARSSQLQQAYEILRDVTVGKLGAILASTEESRERSRLEASIASIPRSLDKVDDAHKAHFLEVDLWRLVAVLRDELALPADYEISDETEEPGFTRDLIEQAEATALSGPVIQALFELSPVAFSISSIGQRNSRYVRVNQAYLDLIGKSWDEIRGSEMVASGVVSGNEARAERLRLLDRDGGYSGQRGEIHGADGQVIEVTISARRISVAGQLYDFEVLTRVDQPSS; this is encoded by the coding sequence ATGTACGCCGTTACGGTTCTCAATACAGCAGCTCTCTCGGCATTCCGGGCGGAGCACCCTTGGTTGAATTTTCCGGATTCCGTGACCGAAGTTAGCGTCTATTTCGACGATAATGGTGGGCCGACGCGCCTTACTGCGGTCAAGGGCGATGCTCAAGGAGCGACGGCTCCCGCTGATGTGAATTCTTTCGGAGTGGAAACCATCCTCGCCCTTGTGCGCTATGCGCCGCAGGGAATACCCGGCTACGAGGACTGTCCCGAGGAAGAGAGCGTATGGAATATCCTCGAAAACCTCTCCGTTTCCGATGGTTCCCTCCCAATAGAGGAAGTCGAGGCCGCGCGGTCGTCGCAGTTGCAGCAAGCCTACGAAATCCTGCGAGACGTCACGGTTGGAAAGCTCGGAGCGATTTTGGCGTCCACGGAAGAGAGCCGGGAGAGGTCCCGCCTGGAGGCTTCGATCGCATCCATTCCACGATCTCTGGACAAGGTGGATGACGCGCATAAGGCGCATTTTCTCGAGGTCGACCTGTGGAGGCTGGTTGCGGTCTTGCGAGATGAATTGGCGCTGCCTGCTGATTACGAAATCTCGGATGAAACTGAAGAACCTGGATTTACTCGCGACCTGATCGAGCAGGCCGAAGCGACTGCGCTGTCGGGTCCCGTGATTCAGGCGCTGTTTGAGCTTTCACCCGTCGCCTTTTCCATCTCCAGCATTGGTCAGAGGAATTCCCGTTACGTGCGGGTCAACCAGGCCTATCTGGACCTGATCGGTAAGAGCTGGGATGAAATCCGCGGGAGTGAGATGGTTGCCTCTGGCGTTGTCTCGGGCAACGAGGCGCGCGCGGAACGGCTGCGCCTTCTTGATCGGGATGGCGGATATAGCGGCCAGCGGGGCGAAATTCACGGTGCTGACGGGCAGGTGATCGAAGTGACAATTTCTGCCCGACGCATCTCTGTCGCCGGGCAGCTTTATGATTTCGAAGTCCTGACGCGGGTTGACCAACCCTCGTCGTAG